The proteins below are encoded in one region of Pseudomonas putida NBRC 14164:
- a CDS encoding lipoate--protein ligase family protein, translated as MTDQPLALTVEQGLHTEQELLAAVCRGERESGVLFWRPTDHALVMPRRMSRLDNFEAACSELAIAGWPVLLRETGGEPVPQSHSTVNVALVYVAPRSEGDHGRIESAYERLCLPLCDVLREWGGVASVGEIDGAFCDGRYNVNLNGRKLVGTAQRWRQGLGGKRPVVLVHGALLLDNERESMVAAVNRFNECCELEQRCRADAHIALHEVAPAAPWFARLSQAYAKVLADLPKD; from the coding sequence ATGACCGATCAACCCCTGGCCCTGACCGTCGAACAAGGCCTGCACACCGAACAGGAACTGCTGGCCGCGGTGTGCCGCGGCGAACGCGAAAGTGGCGTGCTGTTCTGGCGCCCTACCGACCATGCCCTGGTCATGCCCCGGCGCATGAGCCGCCTCGACAACTTCGAAGCCGCCTGTTCGGAGCTGGCGATTGCCGGCTGGCCGGTGCTGCTGCGCGAGACTGGCGGTGAGCCGGTGCCCCAATCCCATTCCACCGTCAACGTCGCACTGGTGTACGTTGCCCCGCGCAGCGAAGGCGATCACGGCCGCATCGAAAGCGCCTACGAGCGCCTGTGCCTGCCGCTGTGCGATGTACTGCGCGAGTGGGGCGGGGTGGCGTCGGTGGGTGAAATCGACGGGGCGTTCTGCGATGGCCGTTACAACGTCAACCTCAATGGCCGCAAGCTGGTGGGCACCGCCCAGCGCTGGCGTCAGGGCCTGGGTGGCAAGCGCCCGGTAGTGCTGGTGCACGGTGCGTTGCTGCTGGACAACGAGCGTGAATCGATGGTGGCGGCGGTCAACCGCTTCAATGAGTGCTGTGAGCTGGAGCAGCGCTGCCGCGCCGATGCACACATCGCCTTGCATGAAGTGGCGCCCGCGGCGCCCTGGTTCGCGCGCTTGTCGCAGGCCTACGCCAAGGTGCTTGCAGACCTGCCCAAGGACTAG
- a CDS encoding aminodeoxychorismate/anthranilate synthase component II: MLLMIDNYDSFTYNVVQYLGELGAEVKVIRNDEMTIAQIEALNPERIVVSPGPCTPSEAGVSIEAILHFAGKLPILGVCLGHQSIGQAFGGDVVRARQVMHGKTSPVHHRDLGVFAGLNNPLTVTRYHSLVVKRETLPDCLEVTAWTAHADGSVDEIMGLRHKTLNIEGVQFHPESILTEQGHELFANFLKQTGGHR, from the coding sequence ATGTTACTGATGATCGACAATTACGACTCATTCACTTACAACGTCGTCCAGTACCTTGGCGAGCTGGGTGCCGAGGTCAAGGTCATTCGCAATGACGAAATGACCATCGCTCAGATCGAAGCCCTCAACCCCGAGCGCATCGTCGTGTCCCCGGGCCCGTGCACGCCAAGCGAGGCTGGCGTGTCCATCGAGGCCATCCTGCATTTTGCCGGCAAGCTGCCGATTCTGGGTGTGTGCCTGGGCCACCAGTCCATCGGCCAGGCCTTTGGCGGTGACGTGGTGCGTGCCCGCCAGGTGATGCACGGCAAGACCAGCCCGGTACACCACCGTGACCTGGGCGTGTTCGCCGGCCTCAACAACCCGCTGACCGTGACCCGCTACCATTCGCTGGTGGTCAAGCGCGAAACCTTGCCCGATTGCCTGGAGGTCACTGCCTGGACCGCTCATGCAGACGGTTCGGTCGACGAGATCATGGGCCTGCGTCACAAAACGCTGAATATCGAAGGGGTGCAGTTCCACCCCGAGTCGATCCTGACCGAGCAGGGCCACGAGCTGTTCGCCAACTTCCTCAAGCAGACCGGCGGCCACCGCTAA
- the crp gene encoding cAMP-activated global transcriptional regulator CRP, with translation MVASALPAKIKNIDKLLVHCQRRRYTAKSNIICAGDRAETLSFIIKGSVTILIEDDDGREMIIAYLNNGDFFGELGLFEPVDGEQQRSAWVRAKTECEVAEISYEKFRELARQDPEILYALGSQMAQRLRNTTRKVGDLAFFDVTGRVARCLLELCKQPDAMTHPDGMQIKITRQEIGRIVGCSREMVGRVLKDLEERSLVQVKGKTMVVYGTR, from the coding sequence ATGGTTGCCTCCGCCCTACCCGCCAAGATCAAGAACATCGACAAGCTGCTGGTACACTGCCAGCGCCGCCGTTATACCGCCAAGAGCAACATCATCTGCGCCGGCGACCGGGCCGAGACACTGTCATTCATCATCAAGGGTTCGGTCACCATCCTCATCGAAGACGACGACGGCCGTGAAATGATCATTGCCTATCTCAACAATGGCGATTTCTTTGGCGAGCTGGGGTTGTTCGAGCCGGTTGACGGCGAACAGCAGCGCAGTGCCTGGGTGCGAGCCAAGACTGAGTGCGAAGTGGCCGAGATCAGCTACGAGAAGTTCCGCGAACTGGCGCGCCAGGACCCGGAAATCCTCTATGCACTGGGCAGCCAGATGGCCCAGCGCCTGCGCAACACTACACGCAAGGTCGGCGACCTGGCATTTTTCGACGTCACCGGGCGGGTTGCCCGTTGCCTGCTGGAATTGTGCAAGCAACCCGATGCCATGACCCACCCCGACGGCATGCAGATCAAGATCACCCGCCAGGAAATCGGGCGAATCGTCGGTTGCTCCCGGGAAATGGTCGGCCGCGTCCTCAAGGACCTTGAAGAGCGCAGCCTGGTGCAGGTAAAGGGCAAGACCATGGTGGTCTACGGTACCCGCTAG
- a CDS encoding OsmC family protein, whose protein sequence is MKARIQWAGEAMFLGESGSGHVVVMDGPPEAGGRNLGVRPMEMLLLGLGGCSSFDVVSILKKSRQAVESCEAFLEAERASEDPKVFTKIHMNFVVKGRGLKEAQVKRAVELSAEKYCSASIMLERAGVEITHGYEIVELG, encoded by the coding sequence ATGAAGGCACGTATCCAGTGGGCCGGTGAGGCCATGTTCCTCGGCGAATCGGGGAGTGGTCATGTCGTCGTGATGGACGGCCCGCCCGAGGCCGGCGGCCGCAACCTGGGTGTGCGTCCGATGGAAATGTTGCTGTTGGGCCTGGGTGGCTGCAGCAGCTTTGACGTGGTGAGCATTCTGAAGAAATCGCGCCAGGCGGTGGAAAGCTGCGAGGCGTTTCTGGAAGCCGAGCGCGCCAGCGAAGACCCGAAGGTGTTCACCAAGATTCACATGAACTTCGTGGTGAAAGGCCGTGGTCTGAAAGAAGCACAGGTCAAGCGGGCAGTGGAGTTGTCGGCAGAGAAGTACTGCTCGGCCTCGATCATGCTCGAACGTGCCGGGGTTGAGATTACCCACGGGTATGAAATCGTAGAGCTCGGTTAA
- the trpD gene encoding anthranilate phosphoribosyltransferase, with protein sequence MDIKSALSRIVGQLDLSTEEMRDVMRQIMTGQCSEAQIGAFLMGMRMKSESIDEIVGAVSVMRELADKVELKSLDGVVDIVGTGGDGANIFNVSTASSFVLAAAGCTVAKHGNRAVSGKSGSADLLEAAGIYLNLTPVQVARCIDSLGIGFMFAQSHHSAMKYAAGPRRDLGLRTLFNMLGPLTNPAGVKHQVVGVFAQALCRPLAEVLQRLGSKHVLVVHSKDGLDEFSLAAPTFVAELKNDEITEYWVEPEDLGMKSQSLHGLAVENPQASLELIRDALGRRKTENGQKAAEMIVLNAGAALYAADHAMSLKAGVELAHDVLHTGLAWEKLQELGAFTAVFKVENEA encoded by the coding sequence ATGGATATCAAGAGCGCGTTGAGCCGTATCGTCGGCCAGCTGGACCTTTCTACCGAAGAAATGCGCGACGTCATGCGCCAGATAATGACCGGCCAGTGCAGCGAGGCGCAGATCGGCGCCTTCCTGATGGGCATGCGCATGAAGAGTGAAAGCATCGACGAAATCGTCGGCGCGGTGTCGGTGATGCGTGAGCTAGCCGACAAGGTTGAACTGAAAAGCCTGGATGGCGTCGTTGATATCGTCGGCACCGGCGGTGATGGGGCCAATATCTTCAACGTGTCCACCGCGTCTTCGTTCGTCCTGGCGGCGGCGGGCTGCACCGTGGCCAAGCACGGCAACCGCGCAGTGTCGGGCAAGAGCGGTAGCGCCGACCTGTTGGAAGCTGCCGGCATCTATCTGAACCTGACGCCAGTTCAGGTGGCCCGCTGCATCGACAGCCTGGGCATCGGCTTCATGTTCGCGCAAAGCCATCACTCGGCCATGAAATATGCTGCCGGCCCGCGCCGCGATCTGGGGTTGCGTACCCTGTTCAACATGCTCGGCCCGCTTACGAATCCGGCCGGAGTGAAGCATCAGGTGGTCGGCGTGTTCGCTCAGGCCCTGTGCCGCCCGTTGGCTGAGGTTCTGCAACGCCTGGGTAGCAAGCATGTGCTGGTGGTGCACTCGAAGGATGGCCTGGATGAGTTCAGCCTGGCTGCCCCCACCTTCGTTGCCGAGCTGAAGAACGACGAAATTACTGAATACTGGGTCGAGCCGGAAGACCTCGGCATGAAGAGCCAGAGCTTGCATGGCCTTGCCGTCGAGAACCCGCAGGCGTCGCTGGAGTTGATCCGCGATGCGCTGGGCCGGCGCAAGACCGAGAACGGTCAGAAGGCCGCCGAGATGATCGTGCTTAATGCTGGCGCGGCACTGTATGCAGCCGACCATGCCATGAGCCTGAAAGCCGGTGTAGAACTGGCCCATGATGTACTGCACACCGGCCTGGCCTGGGAAAAGCTGCAGGAACTGGGTGCCTTTACTGCAGTATTCAAGGTGGAGAACGAAGCATGA
- the trpC gene encoding indole-3-glycerol phosphate synthase TrpC, with translation MSVPTVLERIIARKFQEVAERSARVSLAELEGLAKVADAPRGFANALIEQAKRKQPAVIAEIKKASPSKGVIREHFVPAEIAVSYEKGGATCLSVLTDVDYFQGADEYLQQARAAVSLPVIRKDFMVDPYQIVEARALGADCVLLIVSALDDVKMAELAATAKDVGLDVLVEVHDGDELERALKTLDTPLVGVNNRNLHTFEVSLETTLDLLPRIPRDRLAITESGILNRADVELMAINEVYSFLVGEAFMRAEQPGLELQRLFFPEQVKKTVQHLD, from the coding sequence ATGAGTGTGCCGACGGTGCTGGAAAGGATCATTGCCCGCAAGTTCCAGGAAGTGGCCGAGCGCAGCGCGCGCGTCAGCCTCGCCGAGCTGGAAGGCCTGGCCAAGGTTGCCGATGCCCCGCGTGGCTTCGCCAATGCGCTGATCGAGCAGGCCAAGCGCAAACAGCCAGCGGTGATCGCCGAGATCAAGAAGGCTTCGCCGAGCAAGGGCGTGATCCGCGAGCACTTCGTGCCGGCGGAAATCGCTGTCAGCTACGAGAAGGGCGGCGCTACCTGCCTCTCGGTACTGACCGATGTCGATTACTTCCAGGGTGCCGATGAGTACCTGCAGCAGGCACGTGCTGCCGTTTCGCTGCCGGTGATCCGCAAGGACTTCATGGTCGACCCTTACCAGATCGTCGAAGCCCGGGCCTTGGGCGCGGACTGCGTGCTGCTGATCGTCTCGGCGCTGGACGACGTGAAAATGGCCGAACTGGCCGCGACCGCAAAAGACGTCGGCCTCGACGTGCTGGTGGAAGTGCACGATGGCGATGAGCTGGAGCGCGCGTTGAAAACCCTGGATACGCCGCTGGTGGGGGTGAATAACCGCAACCTGCACACCTTCGAGGTCAGCCTGGAAACCACCCTTGACCTGCTGCCGCGCATTCCGCGTGATCGCCTGGCGATTACCGAAAGCGGTATTCTCAACCGGGCCGATGTCGAACTGATGGCAATCAACGAGGTTTACTCGTTCCTGGTGGGCGAGGCGTTCATGCGCGCTGAGCAGCCTGGGCTGGAGTTGCAGCGGTTGTTCTTCCCCGAACAAGTGAAGAAGACTGTTCAGCACCTGGACTGA